AGGCACAGGCAAGTGTTGCTTTGACTGTCTATCAACTGTGGTAAATGTAAATTTGCATGGCAGATAACATTTACATGCCCTGAAGGGGACTGTTCACAGAAACGACATCTTAAAAAAACTCTCTCTTCCCACAGAATCCGTCAAATTGATGGGGTGTTTGTATTCGGGGACCCAGAAGTGTCTGTGGTGGCACTAGGCTCTGATGATTTTGATATCTTTCGGTTATCTAATGCACTGACTTCAAAGGGCTGGAATCTCAACACTCTGCAGTTCCCATCTAGgtatggttaaaaaaaaattgttcaatgTGGAATGTGTGGGTTATGCAAACTAATGTAATATCCCTAAAACAGAATGAAAGTTCAAGTTAGATCATTACTAGGGGTTCTAGCGCATAGCGCTGAAGCCCTATTGTAAGtgttagaatggtcacagatCAGCCATCTCAATGTAAAactcgtgcagaccaaaccataagtcaaagagacttgaaacttagacggatggtagtactcacaccgccgacaacgtcaccaaggctcgcccagATCAGCCTGACGGAGGTGCTACAGAAGtatgaaatcactcataactcaataaggctcaagtgtcttatgttgtttGAATCCTAGcgaaattttcaggtattttggattttttgcaaaacctacttttgcaaactaatcctaggtttttcatctgatctgaaccaaaccagtgcagaaagattctctggagagtgaatatcaataattataaaaataagtctaactttcgactcactgtcgcaaaggggcgccaaaacttttgaaaggggcagggccacttttagtaaaatgcctataactcctgaaggaaataagatattttcgccaaactcagaacacttttgTAAGGGCTCAATCTGAAGTCGCAGGACAAAAATCGCAGAGTTTGGCCACTTAGTGGTGCTGTAAGaggggaaaaacataaaaatggctataccaacgcaaccatttgtcctatcaacatgaaaatgttGCTGTGCACTcttggtcttggtccaaagtgctaCAAGTGTCTATAAAGACATTTGCGTATCAAAAAAACATGTCCGCCATTGGCTGATAGAGTTTGAGCCCCTATTAGACAtggtatatatattatatacacaagttttgagtttttaaaattattgacctatagagtccagagaattgtactgcagtgtatttttttttctagattgaGCGCAAAAGTTTGCAAAAGTAGCAaaagttttttacattttctcaatcatttaacaaacaatctGATATATATAacgtgctataacagtcataaactttacaaaacataatatttgtatggtaaattacctgtatttgcaaaaaaaaaaaaaggcttgctacataagTTTTCATATGTACTTAAATACCTTAAAGTGCTTGATGGCTTTCATTATGTAAAGACATCAGTGCATTTAGGCACTGGTCGGAAAAGTTTTTCCTTAGATCATTGTTTTTGTggcttttttgttctttttcagCATCCATATTTGTGTCACCATGCTACACACACAGCCTGGTGTAGCTGAGCAGTTCATCAGTGACGTGAAGAGAGAAGTAGCCATTATCATGAAGAATCCTAAAGAGAAGACCACAGGAATGGTGAGTTTAATTTTCATTAGACATATCATTCAATTATAGTTTCACTCATAAATTTAGTTAAGTAGTAATATCTTTAAGCTTTGAGCTGATCTACaatcaggggcggactgggacaaaatttcaggccggaaatctcacactcatccaggccatcccaaaaacccacaacaaattctgaaaccatggacaataaaaaagtataatccactggctggtgccacgcaaaataatttaagattatctcttgaacttccatttacctttttataaaaatgtaagtattacattaggaccatgtgctattgttttatcttgcctaaatgtcaaatctgttggcctacaataatagctacatcttgaatatatctttagtaaaatcctaatactgaatttttttttgcattatcatgggtcatgttttgtccttaggaaaattaaccatggtttaattaggcctatggtaaaagtgtagtagtaaccgtgtttttttttttgtttttgttttttggcattttgattacaatttgcataaccagagttttactacaaataccatttactacaaataccaagtgtagcaaaacctttgttaatttgtggttaccatagtttaactatagtaacaatgttttttggtttttagtgaaaacatggttaatttttgtaagggttgtgttgttgttagccttagctccctctaaacgtgttataaaacaatgtgaatatttgtctgctaagttcctactctttacaagttatgccattttgttaatttttcagcaaacggactgctattgataatatttgcaagcagtttaactaagtaaacaaaactacgatagtctatttacagatgtatctgacctgtaaatgaagtactgaacaggacagtttcgactctGTGCTCCACtctccattctcgagtcttgcattcttttaGCGGACACGCGGATGGGCGGAGCGTGCGCGTGgcgaattgcgttgtcagtcaaaacgaaccggattacgatttattagagtattattattgaatggcgaatttggaaataatcactttagtacattcggcaggcaacagaaacaacaacaacaatatatatgaaaataaaatataaataaaaaaaatggcagcgggccaaattggctgccaggccaccgggaattgtcccggttcttccgatggccagtccgcccctgtctacaatactgtttaaaagtttgggtcaagcttaaagggatagttcacacaaaaatgagaattcaccctcatgtcgttccaaatctgaaatacctttgttcatcttgggaACACAGATTAATTTCAATgaaatcaaagagctttctgaccctgcatagacagcaatgcaactaacactTTCATAGATAAAATAGGCCAttagacatcagtggttcaaccgtaatgttatgaagctacgagaatactttttgtgtgcaaaaaaaaatgttttttgaataaAGAACACAGATGAGTACTCATTTGCAACTCCAGTCTATTTGTACATGTATAATCTCATCTGATAAACCATAATAAAATAACCCTGAATTAACCTTCCCCTTTATGTTGTAGGGAGCCATCTATGGCATGGCCCAGTCCATTCCTGACCGATCGATGGTGACTGAGGTCTCACAGGGCTTTTTGGACTGCCTCTATAGCACTGAGGTGCCCAAGATACAGAGCAAGCACCACAAAAACCATAAGAACCACATAAATGGCAACTCCAAAGTGCACTGAGATTGACTGTCGGGGGCTCCACCCTTAGCTGGCTGAAGGGATGTTCACCACAATCATCTAATCATTTATTTACTTCATTCAGTCATCTATTTACAACTAACTATTTTATGTATAAGCCATAGTCACCTGAGATTTTGGGATTCGTGACTAAGGAGTGACAGTATCCTGTCTATAAGACTTTAGAGACTGCTGCACAAGTATCTAAGCGAGTCTGTGAAGGGTCTGGGACATAGTCTTTTAATTTTGGTGACCAGTGAGTGCAGTTTTACTTGTTTCATTTCTTCAGTTTCTTGTTTTTATGACCAGTGCACACCGTATGTATTTCCACTATTATCTTTGGAAGTGTTTTCTACCACTTAAATCCTCAGGATACCAGAACATGAACATGTCACAatgattttacattttacatgtcATTGGTAGACTGTTTCCAGGAATTAAATAATGCAGATTAGACCAAAATCCATAATACTATCAGCATAGACAAGTCAAGGTGTTAAGTGTTTTCCTAATATCTCCTTCTTAACAGAGACTTGAAAACATAACAGACCATTTTAGAATGGTAGTACTGCTCAGGTGAACCTGTATAGCAaatgttagttttatttatttattttaaattcccCACAACTAGGATAGATTTGGTAAACATTAATATTTGATTTAAGAGAAAACATCCCTCTGATTTTAAATGTGGAAAATGATATCAGGGCAAATCGTAACAAATCCACCCACCAGGTTGTGATGTTCAAATTCTCATCCATTTGGGTTTTCATGGATCACATTTCACCCTATCTACCTCAGATGTAGTTCAAATAATTGTTCACATAATCATTGATTGTTTCCCTTATCTAAATCCTGAGAAATGTCATTTTGATCATCAGTCAACTTCATCCTCCAGGTTATGGTACTCACTGACAACGGTTTTCAGAGAGACCCCCTTGATTCACTTTCTTTCTTTCGAATTATATTTGTGTGTTGTACTTGTTTGGAATCTTTGTTCCAGCTTAACTCACCTGAATGATAGCTAAGGCCTGGAACACCAAGAAGGGAAATTAATTTGTGCATGAAATGAGGAAGTGATGACATGGTACCAAGGAAACATCACTCCAGATCTTGTCAGCAATGTAATCCCTTAAGCACTCATAATATTTGTGACcactgtgtgtgtttttatattttaaatcactAATATAATGTCTCATAtttcaatgttgttgtttttaattcagTAATTTCCAGTACTTTTTTAACCTCTTTTTGGGGTGCTTCAAGTAGGAGGTAGGACAGTTTTCTTTTGTATGATACCACTGTAGTACAGTGTAGTCACAAGAACTGTATTATGCCTTAGACTAGGACGTAGATGTGGATATTTGTCTTCAAACAGTTACCCTTCTTGCCTAAATGAAGCATTTCAATGTCTTTATGCAATAATCTGTAATTCCTGTAACTACTGAAACTGAGGCACCTTGATCTGAATTTTTGAAGCGTTACATGACCTCTACGGTTATGGCTGTATAAAGCACAAAACTAACAGCATTCACCTAAATGCCTTCCACAGACGTCAGGGTGTGTGCTATTAGGTTAACACAGTAGCTACATCAGCCTCAGGGACTAGGCCTTTACCACATCATGCAATCCATTTCAATTTTGTCCTGTAATGTTTTTGGTGTTCCTATATAAATCAATAAACCTTGTCTTGAAGTAAATAAACTGGTTGTGTAATATTATCCGTTTTACAGAATAAGGGGTTGTTTACTCAAAACTTGTTCTCTGGATTCACGGCACTGCTTTTCCATtatttttctatgtaaacatgcaCTAGACAGATGTGTTTTTGCAGCATTCTAAAAACATGGTGCTCAACTCTGTGTAAAGGCAATTCAgagaattgtttctaaacacattataaatgttacaaatgtattgctaaaaacatgttacaaAGACTGAACTATGTAGTGCTGAATTAGACTGCGATACAGCTATATtagaaatagttgtatctcggccaaatattgtcctaacctaacaacaactgagggactcatatgcaactattacagaaggttcaagcgctcactgatgctccataaGGAAAAAcgctgcattaagagccggggggtgaaaacttttgaacagaatggagatgagtacatttttcttattgtgcctaaatatcatacttttttcatttagtactgcccttcagaggctacagatgatagttacatgtttcccagaagacaaaatgaattaaatttaccctgatctccaaattcaaaaagtattcaCCCCCACCCCTTCTGGAGCAATGCTGAGCTTTTGAacctaatagttgcatatgagtccctcagttgtcctcattgtgaaaaaatggatctcaaaatcatacagtcattgttggaaagggttcaaatacacaaaaatgctggaaaaccaaagaatttgtgggacctgaaggattcagaacaaacaagaaactcattaACAACAATCaataaaccacaaaaaaaaaaaaaaaaaacgctgtggatcattcaggtaagaacgcagtattaggaatcaaggggatcatttttataaattcaactattttctcttgtggactacatgtaaacatcttttatgtgaaatattatattcaggtcagtactaaataaaaaataacattcattttgtatgatcgctcttattttggtaaaataacattttgcatattctgaaaAGGGGGGTGTATACTTTTGAACTGTATGTTTTTGTGCCCTCATTGAATGAACAGTAGGCAAGTGCTTTGACAGATGACACATTAATTTCACAAAAATGCCAAAGTTGGAAAATATTCCATTTAATACAATTCACTGAGGCACTAACCATGTCATCGCTGGATCACATCAAATGAAAATAAAGGCACCATATATTGACTTTAAGCCATAAAACACAGTAAGGTAATAGTACTTGACCGGTCTCTTTAGTGTGCTAGCAATTCTCATCTCTGATCTGTAGTACATTTATgtattgtaaatgtaaaatgatTTAAAAGATGGAATTTCTCCTGACTGCTCCATTAATACTTATTGGGCAAAGATTGGGTGTAACAGGCAGACTACACACAGTCGAAACTCATATGGTGATAACTGTGGTAAATGAAGTTTCATAATATTTTTGGTCCAGTTGTACAGACTACAGAAGTTGACTGACAGGCTATCAAGTGAGAGGGTCCATTCAGAGGACAGAGGCCTGATCTATAAAGGTTGCAAGGGTGATGTCACGCTGTGAGAGTCCTCCACATTCATGAGTACTGAGGGTGATTTGAACCTAACAGAGAAAAAACAGGCAGACAGGATACAGTCAACGTGTAGTttatagtagaaaacccatgaaagatttacattatttaaaaaatctacattgttttatacatattttggactatagggggCACCATATAGTCCAGCTgacgctacctgttgctatttttactgtaacacaactcagaatacacaacttggaaaataaaatactgatatgatgccacgttgtgtggcttttggttgtaattttcagtcgaagtgCAACAAGAgatgcgatgtaagtcttcactgctctcctagtgataagaagaggagaaaagaattggAAGATGCCTTTGAACGAATAAAACTTCTtaaagacccgcgtctttgttctctcctctttagccctgatgccttttttagtagaccacagctactgaaagagcttacaaatggcagagacaagaacgCTCATCCTAAaaggatgtaaacatgcagatGCTTTTCATGccgccacagccactgaaggagtttctcagcgtggatttcactcgatatccagtggcgtttagactccttgtgggaaaaatcgatggtacggcatttggtttaagtctacttttatatccatcgccacctgtatgCTCTTTCAGCAGTTatttttccaagttgtgttgcggtaaaaatagcaacaggtaacaccagtagctcaccgagtgcaaccatttcacgtcataatggtgccccccatagtccaaaatatgtataaacgatgtggattttttaaaataatgtttttcagagGTTTTCAACTACATATTTTACTAAGAAACATCATTTACATAATATTTACCCATACAAGTCTCAATACACATGCTTCCCTTTAAATATGAATTATctattataaatacatatataaatgtatattatattttaaaagtaagCACACTCTTGCACTCACAGCCTTGACCCCCAATGTATAAAAATGGTACAATTCTCAGCCGTATTATCTATTTACCTTATTATAGACATTAAACCATTCGGGGTGATGATCCATTTTCTCAGCTTGTAGTGCTACTCTGGACATGAACCCAAAAGCCTAAAAGGAGAAAGAGCATGTCCTATATTTGTGCATACAGTATAAGTATAATGCAAGCAGCAAGTATATGAATTGTGAAGTATATAACTTAACAGTTTATTATATGCTTGGTCTCTCCTGGCAGTTTAACAGAGGTTATTACCTGGTTAAAGTCTTTGAAGATGAACTCTTTGTAAATGGCATCTCTCCCCACCACCTCCACCCACTGAGCGTTCCTCATCATGGGCAGGAGGTGCTCCCTCTCTTCCATAGTTAGAGTCTGGATCTTCCCAGCCTGAGTGTTTAAAACAGTTTTCGTTAGAGAGTGTCATACAATTCTATGTATGTGGGTTTTGTGTGCTTTGTAAGAATGTTACAAACCATGCCATCTCTGAGAGTAACATGTAGTATGTTGTAGTATGTtacgtaaaaaaaaattctaaatttaataataatttaaaatatatagatAATAAGTTATAGATAATAACttcaacatacactaccagtcaaaagttttcaaacagtaagattttttaagaattctcttctgctcaccaagcttgcatttatttgttccaaaatacagcagaagccgtaatattgtaaaatattttttattcttttaaataactgctttctatttcaatacattttaaaatgtaatttattcctgtgatcaaagctaaatataTGATTTGTTGATTTGCTGTATatattgggaaagaaattatagaaattattacttttatttagcaaggatgctttaaattgttcaagagtgataataaagacatttataatgttacaaaagatttctatttcagataaatcctgtTTTTTATTATCTAAATAAATGGGTTTTTTTGAGCAGGAAAAAAggatattacaatgatttctgaagtatcgtgtgaaaaaacattcaaaagtcttactgttcaaaaacctttgactggtggtgtgtgtgtgtgtgtgtgtgtgtgtgtgtgtgtgtgtgtgtgtgtgtgtgtgtgtgtgtgtgtgtatttaacatatttaaatataataattatttgttAATAGAACAGATGATATTTGAACAGTTTTGCAAACATACTCTTAAGCAACCATTCCAAAGTGGGATGTTTCGGAAAAAgcactgtgattggttgttttgaACCCCATATGGAAACAATGATGACTTGCATTTTCAATTTTAAGAGCTTCCACCATATTCCTGTGGTGGCTGGAGTAATGAAATTCCTAAGCTACTTAACTCTTCCCTTTTGCCCTTTCAGCAAAGATCACATGGGCTTTAAACATGTCTGTTACAAGATATTAAAAACATACATTCATAAAAAAGCAACTGACCTGAAAATATGTACTTTCTATATAGGCTTGTGCTAAACGTTGTGGAAATTTCTTGCACTTTTAACTGAATGAAAAGGAACTTAAATTGATTTGTGTCAGCGTTTTCTTTTGTACTATCCACACACTATTGTCCCTGACTGAACCATCAGTATATTGCGTCAGAGTGGCTGTGCAAACACATGTCAGTCATAATGAAGCACCAACACTGATAAAGTTGACTGACATCAACAGGTCTCTTAGCAACAGTCTAATCTGCCGAACTAATGCTGCTGCACGAACAGACACAGCTCGAGAACAAAGCCAAGTGAAACCCTGAAAGCTTGACGGTGATTGTTATATTAAATGATTAACAGTGCGACATATTAATGGCAACATGCGCTTTTAAAATCTACACGAACAGTTTTATGGCAAAACCTTGAATCggcacaaaaaatattttactcgATTGTGTCTAAAAACTGTTAGTTCAACGGTATAATAGGAGAATAAAACGACagattttaaaaatgaatgtgAAAATAAAATTACACCACACCTGTCCAACCAATTCCGATATATCTGAAGCATTTCGTTTGTCAATGTAATGCATTCATTTGCACATTTGAAAGTTATGCACAAAGTCGTTGTTAAACTTGCGATAAGAATAGTGAAAATAAAAAGATTTCATGTTTATACCTTACCATGTTTTGGGTGCTGTGCGTGTAGCGCTGCTATGGTCTCCTGCAAGCAGCTGGATTTCAACCTGAGTCCAGACAGAGCGCGAATTTACGAAACCTACTACGCTGAAGGGACGTCTTATGAATATTACTTACGTTGCGTGATTGGACGCTCTTGAAAAGTCACAGGTAACGTCAGCAcgcattatttaatattaataaatgggcCCGCTTGCTGCTGCCCTGCCAAAAGCCTGAATAAAATAGGAGTGTGTTGTTAAAATTGAGATTCCTTTTACACCACCCCGCAAGTTAAACAAAGAAGAATAAAACTGAGATTCCAGAAAGTAAGAGATTATCCTCCTAAGGCCCGAGCTTTGTTTTGGCTTGCATTTTAGATTTCTTCTAGCTATTTGGGGTTAGGACTTAGGAGGAACCAATTAAGATAATAACCAGATATTTTCTTTGAACATGATgctctttttgaaaaaaaaaaaaaaaatgatgtccACATATGTGGACACTCGGCCTGTATCCACAGAAAAAATTCAAGACACCATTGTGTAACAAAGTGCTAATCTCTATTTACAGCCTGAGAAATGTGCctgaatatttttattgttacTGTTGCATATATAACTGTTGCATATATAACTCAACTTCTtcaaattcttcccaaactacgTTTTCACTGTTAAtttttttgctaacatttttacattttcaacaaataaaaatcagtgtaaatttatttagcacacatgcaatgtcaatttatactgttgtaaactactgtaaattgatgttttctaacaaattcttcccaaaataggcttttacagttactttttttgttacattttatcaAACAAAAATCAATGTAAAGTTATTTATCATGCATGTAAAGAGAGATTATACTGTTGTAATCTATAGTAAATTGATATTTTCTATtaaattcttcccaaactacgtatgttactaacatttttacattttcaacaaattaaAATCAATGCAGTTATTTTTCACTCATGCAATATCAATTTACACTGTtgtaaacaaaagaaaattcatgttttttaacaaattcttcccaaactatattttttattaactgttttacattttaaagtaatacAAATTATTGTAAAGTAATTTATcacacatgcaatgtcaatttatACTGTTAAAAACTATTGTACattgatgttttctaacaaattcttcccaaactacattttttgcaaacattttttacattttcaaaaaaaaaaatcaatgttaagttatttatcacacatgcaatgtcaatttacactgttgtaaactactgtaaattgcagtccctccagaaaaacgcggcgttttttt
Above is a genomic segment from Garra rufa chromosome 2, GarRuf1.0, whole genome shotgun sequence containing:
- the pcbd1 gene encoding pterin-4-alpha-carbinolamine dehydratase → MAGKIQTLTMEEREHLLPMMRNAQWVEVVGRDAIYKEFIFKDFNQAFGFMSRVALQAEKMDHHPEWFNVYNKVQITLSTHECGGLSQRDITLATFIDQASVL